Within Methanobacterium sp., the genomic segment ATTTGATCACGTGAATCTAAAGTTAAGTTTATTTTATCTTCAATCAATCTATAAAATGAATCATCATTTTGTCTATATTTCCTATGTATTGCCCCTGCAACGAAATCTACAGCTTGAATACCATTATTTCCAGCAGAAGAAACATGTCGGATGTTCATTTTAACAGAAGATTTAATATCCATATAATTGTTAAACCCATCAATTTTTTTATCATGTAAAAACTTATCAATTATGACATTAGTTCTTAAGAAAGGTACGTCATGTAAAATATTGCTTAATAACTGACCTATCATATAATTATGAATTACTGAAGGCTTTTGGCGTAAATAGGGATATACCCAATCTTTATTTAGAGCTAAATATGATATTGAGACATCCCTACGGGCTATGCAATTTAAAACACGTCTTCTATTTGCATCAGAAGAATTTGAAAATTTAAGCTCATTTTGCTTATATTTTTTTGCTAAACCTTTTCTGGCATTCTTAATACACCTATTTACTATTTTCTCCTCTTCAACGCATAAAGCTGCTACAACAAAAAATTTTCCTGATTTTTCAGTGAAACCAAGATTCCCTGATTCGTCTAAGTAGATATATTTCAAAAAGTTCACCTATAGACCTTGCACTAATTAGTTACTTGTTATCTCCAGAGACTATAAAAAAATAATTAATTAAATAAAAAAGTTTAAGGAATTAAAACCGTTTTCTATCCATTAATTCCTTCATTTTTCCAGGATTCCAGCCACCTGATGCAGATTTAGACCTTCCAACCTGTTGAACGTAGCCAGTTATCCTGTCGTACCATTCAACTTCTGTTGTTTCACCGCATGCACCGCAGCTATCCTGTAACCCTTTCATAAGTGTCTTACATTTAACGCAAAAGCTCAGTGCCGAACTGTATGCCCAGAACCCAATATCTGATTTCCTTGCAATCTTATCTGTGAGGCTCATGAGTGCATCCGGATCTGAATAGGATTCTCCCATGAATGCATGGAATATGTGACCTCCAAGTGTCTTTGGATGGTACTGTGCTTCGATTTTAATCTTTTCTGGGAGTAAGACATCAGCATTAACCGGTACGTGGGATGAATTGGTGTAATATGCTGCTTTTTCATCACCATTTGCAATGATTTTATCCCTGTATCTTTCAAGGTCAAGCATTGCAAATCTGTATGCCGTGGATTCTGCAGGTGTCTGGAGAACTGTCCATCTTAAACCTGTTTCCGCCTTCAATTCAGCAGTTCTGTTATTCATATAATCAAGTACTTTTAATCCAAATTTATTGGCATCCTTATCCTCAATTCCTGCTCCTAATGCATATAGAAGCATTTCATTTAGCCCAACAAAACCAAATGACATTGTAGAGTTTTCTATTCTGTAATATGTTTCCTCCCCCGCTTTCTGTGAAAGGAATGGGAGTAAGTTATATTCATTAAGGCATTTAAGGGCTTGTTCTCTTCGTATTTGTAAGATCTGTTCTCCAATGCTCATGTAAGAATCAAGATACTCAAATATGTCATCTTCATCCTTTGAATTATATGCAATTCTTGGAAGGTTTAATGTGACATAAGCAAGGTTTCCTGTTCTGAAACAGTCTTTCTCCCAGTCTCCAGTCCAGTTATCGCTCAATGATGTCCTGCATCCCATATAGTTTGACAGGTTGCCTCTGTAATCTGGAAGCATGTTTATAAAGTAAGGAGATCCGTATTTAGCTGAAAGTTCATGTACGCGTCTTAAATCTTCTTCAAATTCAGATTTCAAGACTTCATCCCTTAAAACATAAGGAGTGTTTGGGAAAAGGTGAGGTTTACCATCTGAATCTCCTTCAAGAAGTGTTTCAGTAAATGCACGTTGTAACATCCTTGTTTCTTCTTCAAAGTCTCCGTATGTACCTACGAGCTGTCCTCTTGGCCCGTATGCAGGTTCATCCTGTAAAAATTTAGGTACAGTAAATTCAAGGTTGATGCTTGTAAACGGTACTTGAGAACCTCTTGCAGCATAGGCCATATTAAGGTTATAAATAAACATCTGCACTGCCTGTTTTACCTTCTCATAGGGTAAACCAGCAGCGAATGGAGCTACAAATACATTCCATAGGCTCATTGACTGCCCGCCGCTCATGTTCTGCTGAGCTGCAAGCATTATTTCCCCTGAATGGTTCATCAATGTTTCAATATGGTTTGGAGGGCCCGCTACTGATGTATGGTCTCCTGTACCATCAACTTTAAGTCCGTTTCTTATAAATATCCTTAAATCGTGCTGTAAACAATTTATTGGACGTCCTGCAAAGAATTCAAGGTCATGTATGTGCAGGTCACCACCCATGTGGGCATCTGCAAATTCATTGGGGAGGATGTGTAACAATGCGTACTGCTTGAGTGCCTCATCTGCAACATACTTGTGAACGGTCTCAGGATTATGAATCATATTTGCATTATCACGTGAGCCGTTTTGAATGAGATTTGTGATGTTGTATACAGGTATACCGACCCTTGTATATTCACGTCTTAAAGCTTCAAGACCATGCTCTACAAGTTTGGTGTTAACAATTTCCCTGATCATCGGGGCTGTCAAGTATTCAACATCAAGTTTTTTAAGTTCCTTCCATGCATCATTAGCTATTTCTTCTGCAAGCTCTTTTGATGCATTAGTTTCTACAATAAGAGTTTTTTCAATTTTACTTTTATCAAATGGCTCTATTGTATCTCTTGTAGTTCTTACCTTCAATGCGTTGGCTGCAAAATATTTGTCTGCAATTTTTTCATCGATTTTTTTAAGGCAGTCGTATACTATTATTTTTATTTCTGCTGTGGAGATACCATCATAAGTAGCGGTAGCAACTGATGATGCAATCTTTTCAGCAGCCCAAAGGGGAGCTCCTACCATAAGGCAAGATTTAACCAATTTTTCGGGGCTGAATTTTTCATATATCCCATTATTTTTTAAGACACACGTTTTGGCTCTTGTCGGGAGCCCAGCAATAACATGCATATCTCTCATTTACATATCCTCCAATACTAATATTATTATTTATTTCTTAAATCATAATAATTTTTTGATTAGCACAATAAACTGAACTCCTATTCTGATCTTATAATCAGATGAAAATTCAATTTAAGATTTTAAACCTGTAATTTTTATTTATCATTGAACTATTTTGAAGAGTCAGATCAGCATATATTTTGTTATTAGGTATTCACTTTCTCCCAATATATATTTTGTACTTTCCCATATTGTGTTTTACAGAAACACATCCAGTGAGCTCTGTTTGGATTTATCGCTTTCAAATAGTGAATTAATCCCAGATTCAATTAGCTCAATTCTTTGAACAAGATAATTATCAATTGGATATCTTTGAGCAAGTTCCTTTGAAATATCAAGATACTTAACCACAGAACCTTTGGAAATGCTGAGTATCAGATTTCCGCCACAAACACATTCGCCACTAAGTGGTATCCTTCTATACTTTTTGTTGCACTTAGTACATCTAACTTTCTGTCTGGAAAATGCCCTAACATTCCCTGCCATATCCGGCAGAAAATGAGATGTTAAAACCCCCTCCACAACTCCCTTCTGGTCAACCGCCCTTATTTTTTCAGCCAATTTAACCTGTTCTTCCACTTTTTCCTTCATTGTAGGAAGCATCTTGTAAAGGCAGAGTTTTGGGCCATTATGAATGCTTGAAGTATCATGAGAAAACATTATTCCCTGATACTGGTCTTCAGTTCCTAACCTTTTCTTCACATTATCAATAAAAGGAAGTACATCAGACGGTTTAGCAAATTCAAGCGTTTTTTCATATAATTCTAAAGGAAGTGTTGACATAGCATCGATATTATGAGATTCATCATCTATTTCCTCTGGATCTATTCTTGATGAGAGAACCAGTGGAGCATCCATTCGACCACCCCTGGAGCTTGGGAGATAAATCTTTGAAAAGTTAATCAGTGCATCCAGTAGCAGCATTACAGAATCTTCGTCGCTGTCACAGTTCCTTCTTTTTGCGGAATGGAAATATGGATGTGCATAGCACGCAGAAGCCCTTGTAAACCCAACAACCCTTCCCAAAACTCCTGCAGATGTATGCGGGGCAAGTCCTACCACCAGATGGCCTACAAGGTCTTCTTTTTGCTTAATATTATAAAATCTATCTACATGATAAAAATTTTCAAGGAGATCATCTACAAACTTTGAAACCCTCATAAGGTATTCTGCGCAGTTTTCAGATATAATCACGTCCTGAATCTTGATTTCAATGATCTGATCATCATTTTCAATTTCTTTACCATGTATATCGTGAGTGTAACCCATTTCAACAAGTTTTTCAGGGCTTACCCCAACTTCCCGCGGTATAAAATGAGTAATGGGCAAATCAGTGGAGTCATGCCTTATTGTAGCATCCTTAAAGCAAAATACATCATTTTTAGCCCTTAAAATTCCTTTTTCAAGGGGTTCAGGGAATTTTTGTTCGGATATCATCCCAATAACGCCCTTAATTTCATCTAATTTTCTGACCCCTACATTTTCGTAAGATTTTTTAAGTAAACCCGCCAGGTTAATTTTTTTCTTTCCAGAGCCGGTTGGTATAGCTCTTGCACCACATACAGGACATTTAGCTTGAAATGAACCTACACCACATTCAGTACACTTACATCGCGAAATATCGGCATAAATTTCTCCCTTTTTAGCTGCATCAATGATGTTACGTCTGCTCCCGCCGTTTGTACCGATAGGAAATAGAGCATGAGGTGCAGGTTTCATTTTCCGCTCTTTTGTTTTTTCAGGTCTTCCAACCCTTGCACCAATATATGTTGGGGCTTTTGCCATTATTTTCACAGGAGATACTTCATTTAAAGCATCTAAAGTAGAAATTCCTTTAGAAACATCCAGAGGCCTGGAAAGAGTATTAATTAGTGCATAAGCATGATCTCTTTCAATTATAATTTTATTATTCTGAACAAGGTGAGGAACTCCTAAAACTTCTAATACTCTTTTAGAAGGTTCTATATCTAATATCAAACCATTTAATACATCTGAATCATTGTAATTTTTGTAT encodes:
- a CDS encoding DUF3800 domain-containing protein; this encodes MKYIYLDESGNLGFTEKSGKFFVVAALCVEEEKIVNRCIKNARKGLAKKYKQNELKFSNSSDANRRRVLNCIARRDVSISYLALNKDWVYPYLRQKPSVIHNYMIGQLLSNILHDVPFLRTNVIIDKFLHDKKIDGFNNYMDIKSSVKMNIRHVSSAGNNGIQAVDFVAGAIHRKYRQNDDSFYRLIEDKINLTLDSRDQIFRKKS
- the nrdD gene encoding anaerobic ribonucleoside-triphosphate reductase, with amino-acid sequence MRDMHVIAGLPTRAKTCVLKNNGIYEKFSPEKLVKSCLMVGAPLWAAEKIASSVATATYDGISTAEIKIIVYDCLKKIDEKIADKYFAANALKVRTTRDTIEPFDKSKIEKTLIVETNASKELAEEIANDAWKELKKLDVEYLTAPMIREIVNTKLVEHGLEALRREYTRVGIPVYNITNLIQNGSRDNANMIHNPETVHKYVADEALKQYALLHILPNEFADAHMGGDLHIHDLEFFAGRPINCLQHDLRIFIRNGLKVDGTGDHTSVAGPPNHIETLMNHSGEIMLAAQQNMSGGQSMSLWNVFVAPFAAGLPYEKVKQAVQMFIYNLNMAYAARGSQVPFTSINLEFTVPKFLQDEPAYGPRGQLVGTYGDFEEETRMLQRAFTETLLEGDSDGKPHLFPNTPYVLRDEVLKSEFEEDLRRVHELSAKYGSPYFINMLPDYRGNLSNYMGCRTSLSDNWTGDWEKDCFRTGNLAYVTLNLPRIAYNSKDEDDIFEYLDSYMSIGEQILQIRREQALKCLNEYNLLPFLSQKAGEETYYRIENSTMSFGFVGLNEMLLYALGAGIEDKDANKFGLKVLDYMNNRTAELKAETGLRWTVLQTPAESTAYRFAMLDLERYRDKIIANGDEKAAYYTNSSHVPVNADVLLPEKIKIEAQYHPKTLGGHIFHAFMGESYSDPDALMSLTDKIARKSDIGFWAYSSALSFCVKCKTLMKGLQDSCGACGETTEVEWYDRITGYVQQVGRSKSASGGWNPGKMKELMDRKRF
- the polC gene encoding DNA polymerase II large subunit, with amino-acid sequence MGYFETLEEETEKVYAVARNARLKGYDIELEPEVPLAKDLAERVEGLVGPPGIAERIKKLEDESSREEAAFQIAREIVTKTDEEGKEDPLEIKEKKADQALRTALAILTEGVVAAPLEGIAKVKIKQNFDKSWYFAVYFAGPIRSAGGTAAAMAVLIGDYIRLSIGLDIYKPTEREIERYVEEVELYESEVTNLQYSPTPDEVRLAIKSIPVEVTGEPTDQIEVSHRDLERVETNNIRGGALLAMAEGVIQKAPKVLKYANILKIEGWEWLSGFSKGSAGSDDKEEGAPKVDDKYMRDIIGGRPVLAYPQTKGGFRLRYGRSRNSGLAAMGISPLTMEIVEFLAVGTQMKIERPGKGMCVVPCDSIEGPIVKLRNGSVIKVESIDQAKKIRKDIVEILFLGDILVAFGEFLRNNHVLLPSAWCEEWWIKKIGVSKQYLDQKNLNLNEINDIDSEYAFEISKTYDVPLHPKYTYFYHDVSINDLNELRSWLYKNYNDSDVLNGLILDIEPSKRVLEVLGVPHLVQNNKIIIERDHAYALINTLSRPLDVSKGISTLDALNEVSPVKIMAKAPTYIGARVGRPEKTKERKMKPAPHALFPIGTNGGSRRNIIDAAKKGEIYADISRCKCTECGVGSFQAKCPVCGARAIPTGSGKKKINLAGLLKKSYENVGVRKLDEIKGVIGMISEQKFPEPLEKGILRAKNDVFCFKDATIRHDSTDLPITHFIPREVGVSPEKLVEMGYTHDIHGKEIENDDQIIEIKIQDVIISENCAEYLMRVSKFVDDLLENFYHVDRFYNIKQKEDLVGHLVVGLAPHTSAGVLGRVVGFTRASACYAHPYFHSAKRRNCDSDEDSVMLLLDALINFSKIYLPSSRGGRMDAPLVLSSRIDPEEIDDESHNIDAMSTLPLELYEKTLEFAKPSDVLPFIDNVKKRLGTEDQYQGIMFSHDTSSIHNGPKLCLYKMLPTMKEKVEEQVKLAEKIRAVDQKGVVEGVLTSHFLPDMAGNVRAFSRQKVRCTKCNKKYRRIPLSGECVCGGNLILSISKGSVVKYLDISKELAQRYPIDNYLVQRIELIESGINSLFESDKSKQSSLDVFL